GCCCGCGCCGCCCGCGAACTTGCTGCCGCGGAGGTTGCACGGGCCGAGGCGGACCTCGCATTCGCCGACGGCGAACTGGAAAGGGCCCGCCGGCTGATCCGCCAGCAGACGATTTCGGAGCGCGCGCTGGACGAAGCCGAGCGCGCCCACCGTGTGGCAGAGGCGGCGCTGCAGACCGCGCGCGCCGCGCTCAATGTCCGCGAGCACGAACTCAAGCAAGCCCGGTCGCGCCTGCTCACCCGGCCGGAGATCGAGGAACGCGGCGAGCGCTGCGAGTGCGTACCGGTCACCGCGCCTGTCAGCGGCGTCGTCCTGCGGGTGATCCGCCGCAGCGAAGGAGTGGTCGAGGCGGGCGCCGAGCTTATGGAGATCGGCGATCCCGGAGATCTCGAAGTGGCGGTCGACCTGCTGTCGGAAGACGCCGTACGCATCGAGCCCGGCCAGCCCGCCATCCTGAGCGGTTGGGGTGGCCCGGACCTCGCGGCGGTCGTGCGCCGGATCGATCCCCTGGCCGAGACGCGGATCTCGGCCCTGGGCATCGAGGAACAGCGGGTGGAGGTGGTGCTCGACATCACCAATCCGCCCGAGGACTGGCGGCGGTTGGGGCACGGCTTCCGCGTCGATGTCGGCGTGGTTCTGTTCCAGGACGAAGTCCTCAAGGCGCCGCTCGGCGCGCTGTTCCGCGAAGGCGGCGACTGGGCTGTTTTCGTCGAAG
The DNA window shown above is from Minwuia thermotolerans and carries:
- a CDS encoding efflux RND transporter periplasmic adaptor subunit, which produces MGARTRRIAIWVVLLLLLAAGIAWALRPQPVPVDLAAVERGTLRVTIDEEGEIRVRDVYTVYAPLRGHLLRVEAEAGDPVKAHATELARIEPASPAFLDVRTEAEQEAAVEAARAARELAAAEVARAEADLAFADGELERARRLIRQQTISERALDEAERAHRVAEAALQTARAALNVREHELKQARSRLLTRPEIEERGERCECVPVTAPVSGVVLRVIRRSEGVVEAGAELMEIGDPGDLEVAVDLLSEDAVRIEPGQPAILSGWGGPDLAAVVRRIDPLAETRISALGIEEQRVEVVLDITNPPEDWRRLGHGFRVDVGVVLFQDEVLKAPLGALFREGGDWAVFVEGGGRAELRFVETGARNSLFAEIRGGLDAGESVVLYPSDRVRDGGRIEPR